The following coding sequences lie in one Apium graveolens cultivar Ventura chromosome 1, ASM990537v1, whole genome shotgun sequence genomic window:
- the LOC141724379 gene encoding uncharacterized protein LOC141724379 produces the protein MIPFNSISSIRAAMAEDCTESSVATSSSIPNWWPAENHLHSSSLSSWSNNTSNINPWSNPQNPNSNNSRSSGEEDVSMSTSFTNASNHSGLTVESSRRLVESVANNELIGETPDNHLWNHVFLNVGNNGELHNNQDTGNNLINAFSSKNLTTGLMFEPCDYLKKMDNGWDNAAPFNNFDQKNFNGSFNDNMFEAERLTKLSNLVSNWSIAPPDPEINGPPQFDPQSCNISLSRPNLDHYSGSGDVCYMKQDVNRELGSYSSHGHDHDLKVELNDQRDDNAEVNGNSQFPRAYNNGTRIGYQMGMNNSINGDNSKLYYGVQDVSCNNGRNLEDALAFSNGAFSNKLPPTNNITPSKPMLKTLNLSDCKKHTQQASYTPTSNNTLARSNRKGQMLANEGKKKRSEGKSDAILKKLKHESSTASSIKVQVPKAKLGDKITALQQIVSPFGKTDTASVLWEAIGYIKFLQEQVQLLSNPYMKTTNNIKDPWGGLDRKDRGDHVKLDLSSRGLCLIPVSCTPQMYRENTGPDYLTPAYRGCLYR, from the exons atgATTCCTTTCAACAGCATTTCAAGCATTAGAGCAGCCATGGCTGAAGATTGCACTGAAAGTTCTGTTGCAACATCTTCTTCTATACCGAATTGGTGGCCAGCTGAGAATCATCTTCATTCGAGTTCTCTTAGTTCGTGGAGTAACAACACTAGTAATATTAATCCCTGGAGTAACCCTCAAAACCCTAATTCCAACAACTCTAGATCTTCAGGAGAGGAAGATGTTTCTATGTCTACTTCGTTTACTAATGCCTCTAATCACTCTGGCCTCACTGTTGAGTCGTCTCGTAGGCTCGTCGAAAGTGTTGCTAATAACGAGTTAATTGGAGAGACTCCTGATAATCACCTTTGGAATCATGTCTTTCT AAATGTAGGAAATAACGGAGAGTTGCACAACAATCAAGATACGGGAAACAATTTGATCAATGCATTCTCTTCAAAGAACTTGACAACTGGTTTAATGTTCGAACCATGTGATTACTTGAAGAAGATGGACAACGGATGGGATAACGCTGCTCCTTTCAATAATTTTGATCAGAAGAACTTCAATGGATCATTCAATGACAACATGTTTGAAGCTGAAAGGCTAACTAAGCTGTCAAATTTAGTTAGCAACTGGTCTATTGCTCCCCCGGATCCAGAAATAAATGGTCCACCTCAATTTGATCCGCAATCATGCAACATCTCTTTAAGTCGTCCTAACTTGGATCATTATTCAGGGTCGGGTGATGTATGTTATATGAAGCAAGATGTTAACAGAGAACTGGGTTCATATTCATCTCATGGTCATGATCATGACCTAAAAGTAGAGCTTAATGATCAAAGAGATGATAACGCTGAGGTAAATGGAAATAGCCAATTTCCGAGAGCTTATAATAATGGTACTCGGATTGGTTATCAAATGGGAATGAACAATTCCATAAATGGAGATAACAGCAAGCTTTACTATGGGGTACAAGATGTTTCTTGCAATAACGGAAGAAATTTGGAAGATGCTCTAGCTTTCAGTAATGGCGCCTTCAGCAATAAATTACCACCGACTAATAATATTACTCCATCTAAACCTATGTTAAAGACTTTGAATTTATCTGATTGCAAGAAACATACACAACAAGCTTCCTATACA CCTACAAGCAATAATACACTGGCAAGAAGTAACAGAAAGGGACAGATGCTTGCAAACGAAGGGAAAAAGAAAAGATCTGAAGGGAAATCGGATGCTATCCTGAAGAAGCTGAAACACGAAAGTTCTACAGCTTCATCCATAAAG GTACAGGTGCCAAAGGCTAAACTGGGAGATAAAATCACAGCTTTACAGCAAATTGTATCACCATTTGGAAAG ACGGATACTGCATCTGTGTTATGGGAAGCAATCGGCTACATAAAGTTCCTGCAAGAGCAAGTGCAG TTATTAAGCAATCCATACATGAAGACAACAAACAACATCAAG GACCCATGGGGAGGACTAGACAGAAAAGATAGAGGAGATCATGTAAAGTTGGATCTTAGCAGCAGAGGTCTTTGTTTGATTCCAGTATCATGTACTCCTCAAATGTATAGGGAGAACACTGGACCTGATTACTTGACTCCAGCATACAGAGGATGCCTATATAGATAA